From the Haladaptatus sp. DJG-WS-42 genome, the window GTCTGTGGGATGGAGGTCAACCCTGAAGAGACGGAGTACAGCGTAGATCACGACGGGACGACCTCCTACTTCTGTTCACAGTCGTGTAAGGAGAGCTTCGACCCCGAAGAAGCGAATACGACGATTCGAGAGCAAGCCACCTCGCTCGCGGGCTGGAAAGCCCTCGCTGACAAGCAGTGGAAAGAGTGGGGGATGCTCTGGGACGAGATTGCGATTGGCTTTATCTTCGCCGGACTCATCGCCGGATTCATCCCCCAGAGCGTCTGGACGAGCATCTTCTCGGGTGGGGCGAACGGCGCACCCGTGTTCATCGTCTGGACGGCCGCACTCGGGGCCATCGTCGGCGTCGCAACGTTCGTCTGCTCGGTTGGGAACGTCCCCTTCGGCACCGTCCTCTGGACGAACGGCCTGCCGTTCGGGTCGGTGCTCTCGTACATCTACGCAGACCTCATCGTCCCACCCATCATGGACGCTTACCGCGAGTACTACGGCACGAAATTCGCCGCGATTCTCTCGGGGTTCATCTTCCTCACCTCGGTGCTCGTGGGCGTCGTCATCCACTTCCTGTTCCTCGGACTCGGCATCATCCCTGACCCACAGAACGCACAGGTTGCCGAGGTAAAAATCGAGATGAACTACAAGTTGGTGTTGAACGTCCTCGCATCAGCGTTCTTCATCGTGTTGTACTGGTTGCACAGCCGCGACTCGGTCGGGAGCGACGGCCAGGAGATGGCCCACGCCGCCGATTAATCACCTTCGTTTCAGTCTATTGTGTCAGCGCACAGTCGGGCAAGGCTCTTTTGCGTGCTCCCCTAGACCACGAACACGATGAGCCAGCAACAAGGAGAATCCATCACCGTCTTTTCGGACTACGTCTGTCCGTTTTGCTATCTGGGCCGCCACTCGCTTAGCCAGTATCAAGACTCGCGCGAAGAACCGCTCGACATCGACTGGCATCCGTTCGACCTGCGCAGCCAGAAGCGCAACGCCGACGGCTCGATTGATTTCTCGGTCGATGACGGCAAGGACGACGACTACTACGCGCAGGCAAAGGAGAACGTGCGTCAGTTACAGGAAAAATACGACGTTGAGATGACGCTCGACCTCGCGACGGACATCGACTCGCTGCCGGCGCAGATGGCCTCGTTCTACGTCAAACAGGAGTATCCCGAGCAATGGCTCGACTTTGACGAAGCCATCTTCACCGCACTCTGGATCGAGGGCAAAGATATCGGCGACCGCGATGTCCTCTTCGAACTCGCAGAAGAGACTGGCATCGACCCGGAGGAACTCGACCTCGCCCTCGATGATGAGACGCTGCGCGAGCAGGTGTTTGCGAAATTCTCAGAAGCGCACGAATACGGCGTGACGGGCGTGCCGACGTTTGCCTACGACGGCTACGCCGCCCGCGGCGCGGTGCCACCGGAGCAACTCGACCGCCTCGTCGACGGCGTCTAACTCGGCATCTGCACTTATCGCCTCCCCGCGCATACAGCAGTTGTGAACCGAACGGCGAAACTCGCGGCGGCTTCTGCAGTTGGCGTGCTCGCACTCTGGGCGGCGTGGGGCATCTACAGCAAGCGGTCGGCTGACCGCATCACCTACACTGTCGAGCGTATCGTCGATGACGTCGAACTCCGGGCGTACCCCGAAGTCATCCTCGCAGAGACCCGCGCACCGAACGAAACCGTCGCGTTCCGTCGGCTGTTCGAATACATCTCTGGCGAAAACGAAGGTGCGGCGCAACTCTCGATGACGACGCCGGTCAGAACCCACACCAGCGCGCTCTCGATGACCACGCCGCCGCACGCGGCTACCGACGAGGAGTTGGTGACGATGGGATTCTACCTGCCCCGTGAGTTCACGCCCGCAGCCGTTCCAAAGCCGACGAACCCGACGGTGTCGCTCGTCGTTGAAGTGCCTCGGAGCCTCGCTGTGCGGTCGTTTTCGTGGTACGCGACCGAGAAACGGACGGCCCGCGAAAAACGCACGCTACTCGAAACGCTCGCCGCCCACGAGGTCGAAGTTCGCGGCGAACCGTTCTTGCTTCAGTACAACGACCCGTGGACGCCGCCGTTCATGCGGACGAACGAGGTCGCCGTCGAAATTGCACCGCAAGACTAGTTCGACGTTTTATTTCGGCCACCACTCGCCGGGCACCGCCGTGTGTCGGTCGTGCACAGTCCGTACGACTTTGGCCCCTCGCCGCGAACTCCCCGTATGAACGTTTTCGAGCGACGCACACGCGCCTGTCAGGACGCACTCGACGCAGCGGACGCGGATGCCCTCATCTGTTTTCCCGGCGAGAACATGTACTACCTCTCCGGGTTTCACGACGAACCGATGGAGCGCCATCTCTTTTTCATTCTCGCGCGCGAGGACGACCCCATCTTCATCGCCCCGGAGCTGTACGAAGGCCAGATTCGAGATGCCTCGTGGGTCGCAGACGTGCGGACGTGGGCGGACGGTGACGACCCGCGCAAACTCGTCGAAAACGTCCTCATCGACCTCGACATTGTTGGCGAAAACATCCTCGTCGACGACCAGATGTGGGCGCGCTTTACCCAAGACCTCCGCGCGGCCGCCCCTGGGACGACGTTCGGCCTCGCAAGCACGATACTTGCGCCGCGCAGAATGCGAAAAGACGCGGCCGAACTCGACGCGATGCGCCACGCCGGGGAACTCGCAGACACCGTGAGCGAACAGGTCAGAGCGATGGGCGACGACGCCCTTGGCATGACCGAAGCCGAACTCGCCCGCCACATCGAGACTCTGTGTATCGACGCCGGTGGTGATGCGCTGTCGTTCGACGTCATCGTCGGCTCCGGGCCGAACGGCGCGAAGCCCCACCACCGCCACAGCAACCGCGAAATTCAGGCGGGCGACCCCGTCGTCCTCGACTTCGGCGTATTCGCAGACCACTACCCGAGCGACCAGACGCGAACGGTCGTGTTCGCAGGCGAGCCACCGGAGGGCTTCGAAGCCGCTTTCACCGCCGTCAAAGCCGCTCAAGAAGCCGCCGTCAACGCGGTGGAACCCGGCGTCACCGCAGCGTCAATCGACCGGGTTGCCCGCGACCACCTCACCGAGGCGGGCTACGGCGAGCAGTTCATCCATCGGACGGGCCACGGCGTCGGCCTCAACGTCCACGAAGACCCCTACATCGTCGCGGGCAACGACACGAAACTGGAACCGGGCATGGTGTTCAGCGTCGAACCCGGTGTGTATTTCGACGGCGAGTTCGGCATCCGCATCGAAGACCTCGTGGCGGTCACCGAGGACGGCCACGAGCGGCTGAACCATTCCTCACGCGAGTTCTAAGCCGAGAGCCTTTTTGACACACGGGACCACTCGTTCGTATATGGATGGGGCGCTTGGGCCACCCGCGCAGATGGCCGCAAACGAAGACGAGCTGACGCCGATGATGGCCCAGTATTTCGAGCTAACAGGCAAATACGACGACTGTCTTCTCCTGTTCCAAGTCGGCGACTTTTACGAAGCGTTCTGTGACGCCGCAGAGACCATCTCGCGCCTCCTCGACATCACGCTCACCGCCCGCGAAGACAGCACCGGTCGGTATCCAATGGCTGGCGTTCCCATCGACAGCGCGGCTTCATACGTCGTGAAACTGCTCGATGCAGGCTTTCGTGTCGCCATCGCAGACCAAGTCCAAGACCCCGCTGAGACCTCCGGCATCGTCGACCGCGCGGTCACGCGCATCATCACACCGGGGACGCTCACCGAAGACGAATTGCTGCGAACCGATGACAACAACTACGTCGCCTGTCTGACTGCGGGCTACGGC encodes:
- a CDS encoding heme-binding protein — protein: MNRTAKLAAASAVGVLALWAAWGIYSKRSADRITYTVERIVDDVELRAYPEVILAETRAPNETVAFRRLFEYISGENEGAAQLSMTTPVRTHTSALSMTTPPHAATDEELVTMGFYLPREFTPAAVPKPTNPTVSLVVEVPRSLAVRSFSWYATEKRTAREKRTLLETLAAHEVEVRGEPFLLQYNDPWTPPFMRTNEVAVEIAPQD
- a CDS encoding DsbA family oxidoreductase, with product MSQQQGESITVFSDYVCPFCYLGRHSLSQYQDSREEPLDIDWHPFDLRSQKRNADGSIDFSVDDGKDDDYYAQAKENVRQLQEKYDVEMTLDLATDIDSLPAQMASFYVKQEYPEQWLDFDEAIFTALWIEGKDIGDRDVLFELAEETGIDPEELDLALDDETLREQVFAKFSEAHEYGVTGVPTFAYDGYAARGAVPPEQLDRLVDGV
- a CDS encoding permease, coding for MDRWEYALLTTIALAVVGIGVVTTNQPLDTFFIESATTAATTTVAMAWITWWALVIGFAIAGGVEAWVNSDDIAALLAGHGAREVGAGTFFGFVSSSCSYSAIATAKNLFKKGASAAAALGAFMFASTNLVIEIGAVIWILLGWEFLVADFLGGFLLISLMALAFVYLVPDEVIETARENAQQDGEPTAEDPVCGMEVNPEETEYSVDHDGTTSYFCSQSCKESFDPEEANTTIREQATSLAGWKALADKQWKEWGMLWDEIAIGFIFAGLIAGFIPQSVWTSIFSGGANGAPVFIVWTAALGAIVGVATFVCSVGNVPFGTVLWTNGLPFGSVLSYIYADLIVPPIMDAYREYYGTKFAAILSGFIFLTSVLVGVVIHFLFLGLGIIPDPQNAQVAEVKIEMNYKLVLNVLASAFFIVLYWLHSRDSVGSDGQEMAHAAD
- a CDS encoding Xaa-Pro peptidase family protein; this translates as MNVFERRTRACQDALDAADADALICFPGENMYYLSGFHDEPMERHLFFILAREDDPIFIAPELYEGQIRDASWVADVRTWADGDDPRKLVENVLIDLDIVGENILVDDQMWARFTQDLRAAAPGTTFGLASTILAPRRMRKDAAELDAMRHAGELADTVSEQVRAMGDDALGMTEAELARHIETLCIDAGGDALSFDVIVGSGPNGAKPHHRHSNREIQAGDPVVLDFGVFADHYPSDQTRTVVFAGEPPEGFEAAFTAVKAAQEAAVNAVEPGVTAASIDRVARDHLTEAGYGEQFIHRTGHGVGLNVHEDPYIVAGNDTKLEPGMVFSVEPGVYFDGEFGIRIEDLVAVTEDGHERLNHSSREF